In the Haloferula helveola genome, one interval contains:
- a CDS encoding DUF1549 domain-containing protein, producing MKATFLTLLPALVLVAGAKPLPEKTVRQAAAKIDQLLEQDLKTAGLKPTARIDDATFLRRAYLGIIGRIPSHDEATRFLSDKSADKRHALIDELVASPGFDSHLFNWTADLLRVQTSQEQFGLGWHVWLRKSLAEDKPWDDMVREMLGSEGHTVSDPAVGYYLRDRNMQLDNFSNTMQVFLGRQIGCAQCHDHPFDDWSQYEYYQMAAFGGGFQYRSQEAEKTVRNLSMTILEKDQKKKAAPKADFAPANKAAEAKAKAAKMKAEREKKARAMRAERERKQQMQRKLQTLSRQFRPLFKDFAKNALHDNPSVALTLPEDYQYSDAKPGSVVSAETLFGRRLKDVAPEERRQLFAEWVSSPENPYFTKVIANRMWQRTFGHGLVDPVDDWDEDSETLHPEVLAYLETTMKGVDYDLRQFLRILFHTRLFERECLTEEPAMGLPLAFRGPALTRMSAEQIYDSFLVLTRGKVNDAPTQAFERKWDDYRKKVSDLLNAPARDMVILAESARAGEELRREAQSEQRAAQKKLAEAKTEEQRRQAQRELAKIREKVQEARMMAEPVMRYTRVGNGKRDSGLRASEHPTPFRAGTLVREFGGSDRETPSSAHTTATVPQALALLNDYQMDVFRGKGSSLGRNIEAIKSPEKRIETLFITLYATPPTEEEIERYSKFAEDRIALRDLARAMLTSNRFLFIQ from the coding sequence ATGAAAGCGACCTTCCTGACCCTGCTCCCCGCCCTCGTCCTTGTGGCGGGCGCCAAACCGCTGCCGGAAAAGACCGTGCGCCAGGCGGCGGCCAAGATCGACCAGCTTCTCGAGCAGGACCTGAAGACCGCCGGCCTCAAGCCGACCGCCCGGATCGACGACGCGACCTTCCTGCGCCGCGCCTACCTCGGAATCATCGGACGTATTCCCTCCCACGACGAGGCCACCCGTTTCCTCAGCGACAAGTCGGCCGACAAGCGCCACGCGCTGATCGACGAACTCGTCGCCTCGCCGGGTTTCGACTCGCACCTCTTCAACTGGACCGCCGACCTGCTGCGGGTGCAGACCAGCCAGGAGCAGTTCGGGCTGGGCTGGCATGTCTGGCTGCGCAAGTCGCTGGCCGAGGACAAGCCGTGGGATGACATGGTTCGCGAGATGCTCGGCTCGGAAGGCCACACAGTTTCCGACCCGGCGGTCGGCTACTACCTGCGCGACCGCAACATGCAGCTGGATAACTTCAGCAACACGATGCAGGTCTTCCTCGGCCGCCAGATCGGCTGCGCCCAGTGCCACGACCATCCCTTCGACGACTGGTCGCAGTACGAATACTACCAGATGGCCGCCTTCGGTGGCGGCTTCCAGTACCGCAGTCAGGAGGCCGAGAAAACGGTCCGCAACCTCTCGATGACGATCCTCGAGAAGGATCAGAAGAAGAAGGCCGCTCCGAAGGCCGACTTCGCTCCCGCCAACAAGGCGGCGGAGGCCAAAGCGAAGGCCGCGAAGATGAAGGCGGAACGCGAAAAGAAGGCCCGGGCGATGCGCGCCGAACGCGAGCGCAAGCAGCAGATGCAGCGCAAGCTCCAGACCCTCTCGCGCCAGTTCCGGCCGCTGTTCAAGGACTTCGCCAAGAACGCGCTGCACGACAACCCGTCGGTCGCGCTGACCCTGCCGGAAGACTACCAGTACAGCGACGCCAAGCCGGGCTCGGTCGTGTCGGCCGAGACGCTCTTCGGCCGCCGCCTCAAGGACGTCGCCCCGGAGGAACGCCGGCAGCTCTTCGCCGAGTGGGTCAGCTCACCGGAGAATCCGTATTTCACCAAGGTCATCGCCAACCGCATGTGGCAGCGCACCTTCGGTCACGGACTGGTGGATCCCGTCGATGATTGGGACGAGGACTCCGAGACGCTTCACCCGGAGGTGCTGGCCTACCTCGAAACGACGATGAAGGGCGTGGACTACGACCTCCGCCAGTTCCTGCGCATCCTTTTCCACACCCGGCTCTTCGAACGCGAATGCCTTACGGAGGAACCGGCCATGGGACTGCCTCTGGCGTTCCGCGGCCCCGCACTCACCCGGATGAGCGCCGAGCAGATCTACGACTCGTTCCTCGTACTCACCCGCGGCAAGGTGAACGACGCGCCGACGCAGGCCTTCGAGCGCAAGTGGGACGACTACCGCAAGAAGGTCTCCGACCTCCTCAACGCCCCGGCTCGGGACATGGTGATCCTCGCCGAGTCCGCACGGGCCGGCGAAGAGCTCCGTCGCGAGGCCCAGTCCGAACAACGCGCCGCCCAGAAGAAGCTGGCCGAGGCGAAGACGGAGGAGCAACGGCGGCAGGCGCAGCGCGAACTCGCCAAGATTCGTGAAAAGGTCCAGGAGGCCCGTATGATGGCCGAGCCGGTCATGCGCTACACTCGCGTCGGCAACGGCAAGCGCGACTCCGGCCTCCGTGCATCGGAGCATCCCACACCATTCCGGGCGGGAACGCTCGTTCGCGAGTTCGGCGGCTCCGACCGCGAAACGCCGTCATCGGCCCACACCACTGCCACCGTCCCTCAGGCACTCGCCTTGCTCAACGACTACCAGATGGACGTGTTCCGCGGCAAAGGCAGCTCCCTCGGCCGCAACATCGAGGCAATCAAGTCGCCGGAGAAGCGCATCGAGACCCTCTTCATCACCCTCTACGCCACGCCTCCGACCGAGGAGGAAATCGAACGCTACTCGAAGTTCGCCGAGGACCGGATCGCGCTGCGCGACCTCGCCCGCGCGATGCTTACCTCCAACCGTTTCCTCTTCATCCAGTAA
- a CDS encoding DUF1501 domain-containing protein, translated as MNPNRLDELSRRDFLSRTAKTCFGLTIGGSMANLFNSRAFAADPGVVGAGGGKAKHVIYLYMSGGMTHIDTFDPKPDAPEAYRGPTKAISTKVDGIQLGHCLPLLAKHTDKIALIRSMTTKQGAHAEGKYVMHTGYAPRGTITHPSSGAWVSKLAGPINDELPSFVLVGGANRHPGGGFFEPEFSPLPIGAPEQGLRNVRQRGDTNDESFQRQIDLRKELDHDFDTKFHGGQKAVRAYNDVFDSAVNMMHSKDLEAFDLSKESQDVRAAYGTDRFGQGVLLARRLVERGVRFVEVEYGGFDWHADAFEQMEQKIPVLDQALSALLGDLKANGMLESTLIVVATEFGRTPKIVTNNAGRNHYPKAFSALMAGGGIKGGQIYGATDETASNVVENAVTAKDFNATMAFALGLPHALPVMSPTKRPFRMGGLDGKPITSLFS; from the coding sequence ATGAACCCGAATCGCCTCGACGAACTCTCCCGCCGCGACTTCCTCAGCCGCACCGCGAAAACCTGCTTCGGGCTGACCATCGGCGGCTCGATGGCCAACCTGTTCAACTCCCGCGCCTTCGCCGCCGACCCGGGGGTCGTCGGTGCCGGTGGCGGCAAAGCCAAGCACGTCATCTACCTCTACATGTCGGGCGGGATGACCCACATCGACACCTTCGACCCGAAGCCCGACGCCCCCGAGGCCTACCGCGGACCAACGAAAGCCATCTCGACGAAGGTCGACGGCATCCAGCTCGGCCACTGCCTGCCGCTGCTCGCGAAGCACACCGACAAGATCGCGCTGATCCGGTCGATGACCACCAAGCAGGGTGCGCACGCCGAGGGGAAATACGTGATGCACACCGGCTACGCGCCGCGCGGCACGATCACCCACCCGTCGTCCGGAGCATGGGTCTCGAAGCTCGCCGGCCCCATCAATGACGAGTTGCCGTCCTTCGTCCTCGTTGGCGGCGCCAACCGCCACCCCGGCGGCGGGTTCTTCGAGCCGGAATTCTCGCCGCTGCCGATCGGCGCTCCCGAACAGGGCCTGCGCAACGTCCGCCAGCGCGGCGACACCAATGACGAGTCATTCCAGCGCCAGATCGATCTGCGCAAGGAACTCGACCACGATTTCGATACCAAGTTCCACGGTGGCCAGAAGGCGGTCCGCGCCTACAACGACGTCTTCGATTCCGCGGTCAACATGATGCACTCGAAGGATCTCGAGGCATTCGACCTGTCGAAGGAAAGCCAGGACGTCCGCGCCGCCTACGGCACCGATCGCTTCGGCCAGGGCGTGCTGCTCGCACGACGCCTCGTCGAGCGGGGCGTGCGCTTTGTTGAAGTCGAATACGGCGGCTTCGACTGGCACGCCGATGCTTTCGAGCAGATGGAGCAGAAGATCCCGGTTCTCGACCAGGCCCTCTCCGCCTTGCTCGGCGACCTGAAGGCGAACGGCATGCTGGAAAGTACTCTGATCGTCGTAGCAACCGAGTTCGGCCGGACACCCAAGATCGTGACCAACAACGCCGGCCGCAACCACTACCCGAAAGCCTTCTCCGCGCTCATGGCCGGCGGCGGCATCAAGGGTGGCCAGATTTACGGAGCGACCGACGAGACCGCGTCGAACGTCGTCGAGAACGCCGTCACCGCGAAGGACTTCAACGCGACGATGGCCTTCGCCCTCGGCCTGCCGCACGCCTTGCCGGTGATGTCGCCGACCAAGCGCCCGTTCCGCATGGGCGGCCTCGACGGCAAGCCGATCACCTCGCTCTTCTCCTGA